The segment GGTAGCACAAGGTTTGCAAAGCAAGGGCTCAGCAGTTGTCTTACTTTGGGGTTTTTTGCAATTCTATCCTAGTTTCTACTGAGGCCTAGTATCACAGGCTACACTAAGGCTAAGCTAAGTCTCTTGTGAAAACATACCATGGGGTCATTTCTCACAAGTGTAAGAACCAGTGAAGGATGTCCATCAGGAGGAACAAATGTGAAACCACCAAAACATAACTGGAATGAAACAGCAGGAGTaatgagaagaggaaaaaaaaatcactatatcTAAACTACTATTTTAGTTTTAGGACAACATTAAACCAATTTTGAACTAAAACTGCACATGACTACTACAGGCAAGCATTAAAGGACaaaagatgaaattttaaaataattcagttttaGGGAAGACATAAAAAGATCTTTTTTAAATTCATCACTCTCAGAATCTGATAAATCCATTAAACAAAAGTAGGTAATTATGAAGCAGATTCaaataatatgagggtacttccaaaggggtatagaaaaatggaattaaaaatttattttggtgcaaataattttgaaatccatgcatactttttcttttttttaaagaatttatttatttacttgagatgtagagttagagggagagacagaaagaaaggtcttccatctgctggttcactcctcaaatagcaacaatagctggagcagggctgatccaaagccaggagccaggagcttcttctgggtctcccatatgggtgcagaggcccaagcactccagccaTTGTCTgccactttcctaggccacagcagagagctggatcagaagtggagaagttggtgcctatatgggatgctggtgccacaagcacaTGCTTgcctactgtgccactgcgctggcccctagtttttCTATAAGatgcatttgccatgaactttttgaggtaccttcATACAGATAATTTCAAGaacattttgtaccaaaataaacttatctttaaattccattttccaccaacttttggaagtacctttaTATAACAAGCAATCaggcaaacagaaaaataaacttcAGTTCAGCTTCAGCAGGCAGACGCTTATTGTTagattaataatgaaaaaaatctctctgaAATCATTATGCCCAAATGGCACTCAAACACATAGGAGTATAGGAGGGTACTTCCAacaattcacagaaaatggaattaaaagatgtttattttggtgcaaaaatttttgacatCCGTGCATATGCacataaagttaatggaaagtatGTGTCATGAAAAAAAGTGCACGAACTTCagaattttttgaaccaaaatgtttttcttttaattctgtgtCCTACAAATGTTCTGAAGTCTTCTTTATAGGTCTAGCAAACGAGGAAAGTCTGGTATCTTGTTATATGCAACTCTGAACTAacaggcaatcaaaacaaaaataactggGGATAGAGATCTTAttagagaaaatggaaataaaaatcctTCGGAGcagtattattttgaaatctaCTGGAACGTAACATAAAATTAACAGCATATCCTGTGAGGTAAGTTTtgtcctgtgactgtgggaacaaGGCACTGAATAATTAATTCCATGACTTTGGCAAttccctgtagatttcaaaatcaacaaaatggtcccgacacagaaagaaaaaccctgcaagatctcacttacatgtagaacctaaataaagcaaaatatatagaaaagcagAGTGGTGGTTATCAGGAGTGGAggtgaatggaagtggggagatatggatcaaaggatacaaaattgcAGTAATGTGGGATGAGTAAGCCCAGAATCTCACATACAACACCAGGGCTAGAATCAACAATGTTAAATATTGTATACCAGAGTCAAATGTGGCCACATAAAGTGGTGGAAACATTTATTTGCATGACTGAAGAAGTCATTTCaccacgcatgcacacacacacacacacacacacacacgggtgcttcaaaaagttcatggaaaaaggaattaaaaggtaagtatatTTTACTGCGAATAATTTTGAGATGTGtacctagtttttttttcataatatgcatttcacaTGATCTTTTAAATATTATCTGGATTTCAAAAACGTTTTGCACCAAAAGACAGTTCTCTTCAATTcaatttccaagaactttttgaagcacccttgagTGTGTATCAAATCACATCATATACCATAAATGTACAGAAACATATTTCAAAACTAAAtaaaggggctagcactgtggcgcagcaggttactgccgtggcctgaagcatcagcattccatatgggcgccggtttaagacctggctgctccacttcagatccagttctctgctatggcctgggaaagcagaagaagatggcccaagtccttgggcccctgcacccacatgggagacccgaaagaagctcccggctcctggcttcggatcagtgcagctgcagccattgtggccaactggggagtgaaccattggatggaagatctctctctctgcctctcctctctctaactctttcaaataaatgaataaatcttttttaaaaaataaaactaagtaaAGTACAAACAAATCATGTGAACAGCAAACAAAGATGAGAGTGCaacatgagaaagaaaacaatccTCTTTCTTTCCTCACCTGAAACCCAGTACCTCCCCCCGGAAAGAAATCACTGGTCATATTCTCTTGCATCGCACAAAgaagtttaataaaaataagcatcaGTGCATTTGAAAGTTTCAACAGCTcagagcaaaaaaaattttttggccACTGCAAAGATGTTAACATGGGTTCAAGCTCCATTCCatctgcatttcttctttttcttttttcctcaatCTTTTTCAGTATTCTCCTCTCGTccccctcactttctctctttcactagCTAGTCTGTCTAAAATCAGAGCAATCGCCagcctctctcttgctgccttcactttcttttcctGTATTCTAATATCTTCCTCACTCACCAGAAATTGCCTGTAGAGGagctgtgagagacccagatctGCCCTAGGGATCACCTCTGACGAAAGTGAACATGGGGCATGGGCAGGTACAGCAGGAGCCCCTGGCAGGGATGCACCTGTGCAATTCGATGCAAGCTTTTGCAAGGCTTTGGTGAGATCCAAAGTACTCAGAAGTTCACCTTCACTGCTGTAGGCCTGCAGTCCTTGCACTCTCTTCTGCCAGCAGACCTGCTGGGGCTTGTCCAGGCTCTCCTCCCGTTGGTGGTATCTAATCTCATTGCCAGGGTGGGCTGAAACTCTAGTAACTGGCTTCTTGAATAAGTAACTGGACATCCTCAAGGGGATTGAGGTACCCAAGCCAGGCCTTGATTTGCACTGGCTCATATAGTCACGTGGCTTCCTCTGTGAAGTCTTGGTCAtaatacttctttttcttttaccctACAAAAACAAATCGTGAAATGGGATCAAGATGATCAACTGTAAATACCACACGTTCTCTCTCATAGAGGAAGCTCAAAACGTCAGTCTGAAAGCAGAAGAGTGAAGACCAGAGGCTTGGAATTGTCAGGAGTTGGGGGGAGCTTGGATAACAGGCACAaagccacagacacacaaaggagCACTCTCTAATGCTCTAGAGCATGGTGGGGACACCATAGTTCACTTCAACCTATTACCTAAcggggtacttccaaaagttcacgaAAAAGGGGACTGGAAGATAAGTTTGGGTAGGGACaggcgtttagcctagtggttaagataatggttaagatgcctgagtgacacatcagagtgcctgggttagagctctagctccattcctgatccccacttcctgctaatcagaccctgggaggcagcagtgatggcccaagtggttggaccctgactttggcccaggcctggaaagtatttggggagtaaaacactGGATgtgagctctctttctttctctctctgcctctcatataaacaGATAAGTTTACTTTAAATCAAAGAATGTTAAAATCCATGCCTGATGaggtatttaaaaagttcatggaaactgtcttttggggctggcactgtggaacagcaggttaaagccccagcctgcagtacaggcatcccatatgggcgctgttttaagtcctggctgctccactctgatccagctccctgctaatgcagccgggaaagcagtaaaagacagtCCAAggccttgagcctctgcacccatgtgggagactggaagaagatcttggctcctggcttcagattggctaagcctcagccattgcggccatctggggagtgaaccagtagatggaagaccgttctctctttgtctacctctctgtaactctacctctcaaataaataaataaataaatattttttatttttaacttttatttaatgaatataaatttccaaagtacagcttatggattacaatgacttcccccccgtaacgtccctcccacccgcaacctcccctttcccactccctctccccttccattcacatcaagattcatttttgattctctttatatacagaagactgcTTTTCTTGTATTGTCTTGGAGACAACTGTCAGAGACAGGCATCCATGCTCTCCTCCCGTGGGAAGAGGCCTGACCTGCACTCTGGTACAGCCTCAAGTCTGACAGCAAGGACAGAAAGCTCAAGGTCAAAGCTCTCCTCCACCATCCCTGCACGGCTCCCTCTTGGCCTGAGCTCCTGTTGTCCTCCCTTTGTCTCTGCCACTCTCAGCTGTGCAAGTCCTGACATTCACAGTCCTCAGTCTTCCCCCAGGTCCAGACTCCTGTAATGTGTCTGTGTTATCTGCCTGTATGCTTGGCTCACCACCGACCTGGTTTTCAAAAGCTCCGTGTGAAATGACCATCGCCCCTCTCTTGGAGAGTCACCCTCACGTCCCAGCCACATCCACCAACCCAAATGGTCGTGctctaaagtgaaataaaatatttcagaaaaggtATTCACTCGTCACAAGTTGACTTGGCAGATTTTTAATTCAAACACCCACACACGAGGTTCCTCCAGGACAGAAGGGGCTCCAGATCACCATATTTTCACCTTATTGGTCTCTCTCTTTTCATAAATTGAAAATTATCATtatgtatctatatatttatatatttacaaagtacagcgTTTGAGACATGAAGATACTGGGTAATGATCCAATTGGGGTAACTGGCATTCACTTCCATCTCCTTAGATATTCACTGTTTCCTTGTGTTGGGAAACtttgagctcctctcttctagtttttttttaaagatttatttatttatttggaaggcagagttatagaaaggcagaggctgcAAGAGACagaagtattccatccactggttcactccccagatggccacaaacagctggagctgagttgatcagaagccaagagccaggagcttcttccaggtctcccatgtggttgcaggggcccaagcacttggaccatcttccactgctttcccaggctattatcagggagctggataagaagtggagcagccggccggcgccgtggctcacttggctaattctctgcctagcggtgccggcacaccaggttctagtcctggtcggggcgctggattctgtcccggttgcccctcttccaggccagctctctgctgtggccagggagtgcagtggaggatggcccaagtgcttgggccctgcgccccatgggagaccaggagaagcaccttgctcctggcttcggatcagtgcaatgcgctggccgcagcacgccggctgcggcggccattggagggtgaaccaatggcaaaggaagacctttctctctgtctctctctctctcactgtccactctgcctgtcaaaaaaaaaaaaaaaaagtggagcagctggggcttgaaccggtgcccatatgggatattagcactgtaggcagcagcttttacaagccacaccacagtgctggtcactCTTCTATAGATTATAGTGAGCCACAGTCACTCTACTGTGCTGTGGACACCGGAGCTTGTGCCCCCTGTGTGACTGTATTTAGTATCCATTGTCCAACCTCCCTTTTCCTACCCACCCTTACTCCTATCTTAGATTCCACTGTTTGTGATCTCAATAATTCCTCAGAATGATCTAAAATTCTTATaataggagccggcactgtggtgtagtgggtaaagctgcagtctgcagtgtctgggaaagcagtaggagatggcccaggtccttgggcccctgcacccacatgggagacctggaagaagctcctggctcctggctttggatcagcgcagctctggctgtttcggccatctggggaatgaaccagcagatggaagacctctctctctctctgcctctgtctctctgtaactctgtctttcaaataaataaataaatctttaaaaaattaataaaagtccTACAATCTAAAATGATGTCTGTCTGGTAAAACTTCAGACCTGGAAGATCCCTgttacctaccatgccacagatCCTGCCATTCTttcccacccccccgcccccaaagaaatcttttatttcaggaatagaaactccatgcatttcacaagtacaactttaggaatatagtgattcttctcaccaaaCCCATACTCccacttttcctccctctcccatccccagtctcattctccactaagatccattttcaattaactttatacacagaagaccaactctatactaaataaagagtttaacaatttgctcagaaaaaaaaaaaaagttgttcctCAACCGTGGAGACaagggcacagctcctgccattctTACGGTAACTTCTGAAGTGTTTTGATGCCAACATGAATACAGAATGCTCAGCACCAACCAGGaaagttttcttcctttccatgtATTAGCAAACTGACTTTCCAAGTTTCCCCAAGATCTGTTGCAAAATGCCGCCCCTTCTTCTTTTCCTCACATAGACTCTCAAGTTCCCCTAATGTGCCTGCTATTTCAGTGAAACTGCTAATTATCAGCTGACATTTTAGGTAAATATCTCTGATAAGTTTCCATTGCTGAACAATGTTCTCTAATTGCATTCGAAGTGCTTTTCTCCTCTCACGATGACCTGAGAATCCTCCCTTCCTCCAGCTTAGTAACCTTAAGTCCCCCATATTCCAGTACAGCCCCTGTGTCTTCAATTCTTTTCCTCCAGATTTTCCCTAACTACACAGAAACTCCTTGCCTGGCTTTCTTGCAACCTCTCCTCAGCCGTTACTTTCTATGTCTTCCCCTCACCTGTGAACCTTTGAGAAAAGATCATCCGCTTCCTATTTCTCTGATGCCTCACCTCCTGCCAGCTCCTGACACCACTCTAAACCTCCACCTGCCTTCACCATTCTATGCCTGTTTCCTCGGATAGGGTCACAATGACCCCTTTGTCATCAGACCCAAAAGGAACCTTGTATTATTCTTCTGCTACGCCTTTTAAGTGGAACACTTTCCCATTATTTTTGGAACAACCCGGATATGTGAATTTGATAAACTCTGAATATGGGGCAGGTGTATGGGATAAAACACAACTCACAAATGGGGATGTGCTTTAAGTGGAAAGTACAAAATTGGTTTTGtggcacaaaaacaaaaagaatgtaaaatatctcaTCAACTCTTACATGGATTGCAGGCGCAAAGAAGAGTGCCTTGGGATGAAACACTTTTGAGATTAGTTTCACCTATTTGCTTTCAGTTCTCTTAATGAGGCTACTAAAAAGTCTCAATGTCCATAATACAGAGTGCTTAACACATGCTCCTGTTGGGCAGTGCAAGGCAAAGCCCAGAGAAAGGAGTCAGAGAAGAGCAGGTATTTCATGCTGTGGTTAAGAGCATCCCCTGTCTCAGTGCTTGGGTTCGAGTcatgctccactcctgattccagttccctgctaatgcacaccctacaAGCCAGCACAtgttggctcaaatacttgggttcctgccacccatgtgtaagaCCCAGAATGGGTTCCACACTCAGAGTTTAGTCCTGGTCCACTGTAagcgtttggggaatgaagcagtagatggaagacctctctccttttctgtctctctctgcctttcaaataaatatatatatataaaaaaaaagaaaaagaaaaaaaaattttcccaatGAAAGGACGCCTCCCTGAACACCAACTGCAAGATGCAATGAACTCTGTCCAATCCCTCTCCCACCATCACCACACACACTCCCAGATTCCCGTATCTATTTCTTAAATGCCATAACGTATATTCCCAAACACAATCAGCCTTCTGTGGCCACAGATTCAACCAATCGTGGATTGACAATGTAATTACTGTCTGACTTGTTTCCCAGGCATCATTCCCTAAGCAGCACAAATCTTCAGAAGTATCCACATAtacacatggaaaatggaattaaaaaatacatttattttggtgccaaaaaaattgaaactggTGTAGCTTTTCACAATatgtgtttttcatgaacttttggaagaccgtTCATGTGCAGGATTTCAAAacactttttacaccaaaaatcatcttttaattccatttcctgtgaaccttttgaagtatccctGTACTTTTAGAAGCACGCATATCTGCAAGGATAAAGACGATATTTGCTCTTGGCAAGAGAGCTGAGAGATAGTGGCCGGAGTGAAGATTCCTTTTTTGATTCatacatatttattgaacactttatattccatgaactgtttctggggacacagcagtgaaACACTTTGAGTCCACTCTATTTGAAGCTTCTATAGCAGTGGGAATAAACAAATGCACATATCAGGAGCCATGGTGATGATGGATTTTACCAACACACTCAAGGTGAGGGAAAAGGTAGATAGGTAAGAACATACATTTGCGCGCATGTGCTATTTTGGGAGTGTGAATATTGGACTCTGTAACCCTGAGTAGAGTCTACCCTTCCCCATGCTCATCTGAAAACACTCTCAGATAATTCCAGAAACAACCAACTCATAAATCTTAAATTGCCATTTTGTGTAgcacaaatgcccaccccatggtAACTGAGAAAAACCACATTTAGCTAACTTTTATTTCAATGTATTGTTGTTCTACCTTGTTATGGTTATTACTGCTCATCTGTTACTATGATTCATAAACTGAATTCTATGGTAGGTTCTTATTAGGAAGAAAACCACAGTATACACAGAGCTCGGTATGACGCACTGGGGGTGCTGAGTCGTGGAGAGCTCTTCAGGAAAAGGGGGAACCACACTACCTATGACCTAATCCCCGctatcccccaccccagctgtgacGTCAGAGCGTTGCGTCACTATCTCCTTCAGGAAAGCTGCAGGGACGTGCGCGTGGATTGGGCGGTCCgtgcagcacctgctgtgtgcatggtCCGGGGCTCCAGCTGGACCGCTATCCGCAGGGTCGGGGCTTCCAGCAAAGCCCCGTCCGCGCTGCTGATCCTCCCACAGTCCACACCCGACAAATGCTCTTCAGGCCGCCGTATCCTCGCCCGCAGAACTGGTTCCTCCGCCCACAGCCCCGGTTCCCCGCTCGCAGCCCGGCTCCTCAGCTTTGTTCCCGCCTCCAAGGCTAGCCCAACCTCCAGTGGCTGAGCCTCTACTCACCAAGCAAATAGGAACACTTCGGCTCCCCCCATCCTGCTCGCTCCGCCCAGCGCCTCAACCCCGAAATGTCAGTCACCCCCTTCTTCGCCGCCGTCAGCCCGGGACCGGAAGCGGAAGCACGGGACAGCCCGCCCACGACAGGAAGCGGAAGCCCGGGGCGGAGCTGGGGAGCCAGCCAGTCCCGGCGTCTCTGCGAGTCCGTGGGTTTGGCTTTTCGCTAGGGACTCGGTGAGTTGGTGGGTGGGGTTGGGGTCCGGGacctgggaggggcctggggccaaCCTCGCTTTGACCCTCCCGGGGGCCTCCTTTCCTCCGCTCAGATCTCGGGCTGTTcttccccccgccccgcgccggaAGCTCCCCTCGTCTCCCTCTCTTCTCCGGGTGGATTAGGGGTTGGGGGTAGGGGGATTCTGCGCCCCGGGCAGCCTTCGGCCTCATCTGCAGAAATTTTTGGTTGTTGGCGATTGCGGACGGGGAGACCGCGCCACTGTCACCCAGCAGGTGGTGGCCGGGGACGCGGCTTGCTGTGCCCCGCCAGTAAGACGTTCCGAATAAACCGCGGGAATTGTTCAGAATTCAGCCTGAGTCTCCTAAATAACGCGTGAGTAAGCGCAGTGCACACTGCGTTAAGCTGCTGTCTTCCGTTTTAGGGAGCAGGTGTGTCTGATAGCAGTCAGGCAAATCCAGCAGCCAACTGACGGGGCCCTTACTGCACCCTAAATCtgtaagtacttaaaaaaaaaaaaaaaagggacagcTATTGCTCCCTACACAAAACTTCAAAAGCAatcctgctgctttttttttttcttctttttttcccagacaAGCATCCCTCCAGCTCAGACTTGTGCTGAAACCTACCCTCAAGGTTCTCCTGTGCTCACTGATCCTGGATCCCTGTGTGGCCAGGTGAGTATCACGTGGATCATGACATCAGCAGGGGCTTCAGGAGGCTCCTCTGTGTAGGAGAGCTGCGAATGGGCTTTTCTCTGGCTCAGGTTGTAAGCCACAAGGAGTGGCTAAGTGTGAGGGGTATGGTAGGGAGCCGTGTTCCTGTTTGATGGCTTATGTTCAGAGGAAAGATACTAAGGTGTGTATGGTGATGTGTGTGGCGTTAAGTAAATACAAGTCCATGCAAATGGAACAGAGACATAAAGAACTATGAATACGTGTAGCTTTAGGGAAATACTCTTGCCATAGTACTGAAAATGTCTGGGTTTTACATAAGAGCATCTAaggctgttttctgttgctaacgACACAATGCCACAGACTGGACCAGTTataggaaagaattttttttttttttttttgcttatggtCCTGGTCCAGAGTCAAGgggccacttgtgatgctggccttCTTTGCTGGTGGGGTCCTGAGGCAGTGCAGGGCCTCATGTGGAGAGAGTCAGGGAGCAGAGTGCTCCAGGAACCCAACCAGTCTCTCATAGCAGACCCACCATCAAGACAACTTGTTCAGCTGTCAGTCCCACGAAAGAAGTAATGTATTCGTGAGAGTGGAGTTCTCGTCACCTCTTCATTTGTAATTGTAGGGGTTAAATTTCAGCATGAACTTCAGATGGGACAAACACTATTCAGATCGCGAAGCATAAGACTTTGCAGTAGTCCCGAATGTCCGTGCTGTTTTAAGTCTTCCTGCGGAGGACTAGCAGAGCTGTTGAGCCATGTGCTTCAGGCCTGTTGGACTCAACTTTCTAAAGGCCTGCAGATCCTCCACAAAGCTTTACAATATGGCAGCCTCTGTGACGATGACAGTAGCAGTAACAGAAATTTAAGATTGCATTGGCCAGCAACTGGTTGTGTCTTGagcaagtagatttttttttttcttcgtgAAAGTTAAAATCATTTGGAAGAATATCAGGCAGCAAGCTATAGAC is part of the Oryctolagus cuniculus chromosome 16, mOryCun1.1, whole genome shotgun sequence genome and harbors:
- the MBD3L1 gene encoding methyl-CpG-binding domain protein 3-like 1 gives rise to the protein MTKTSQRKPRDYMSQCKSRPGLGTSIPLRMSSYLFKKPVTRVSAHPGNEIRYHQREESLDKPQQVCWQKRVQGLQAYSSEGELLSTLDLTKALQKLASNCTGASLPGAPAVPAHAPCSLSSEVIPRADLGLSQLLYRQFLVSEEDIRIQEKKVKAARERLAIALILDRLASEREKVRGTRGEY